TGGCGAGGCGGCGGCAGTCGGGCAGGACGGCAGGGAGGATCGATGTCTACTTTGTGAGGTGAGGCCGGCGGGCTGCTTGCGGAGGAAaccttggagagctggagagggacctccTACAAGGGGTGAAGGCTTTCAGCTgagaggagagggctggggTAGATGTAAGGAACAAAtccttcaccgtgagggtgctgaggcacagggacaggctgcccggggaggctttgagtgcctcatccctgaaagtcTTCAGTGCCAAggtgggtgaggccttgagcaacctgggctagtgggaggtgtccctgcccacggaaggggcttggaaccagatgagctttaaggtgccttccaacccaacccactccgTGGAGTGGAGGgctgagcactgcctgctcttgGGCAAACCACTTCTCTCATCCCCACAGTGCAGACTTGCAGGTGCACATGGCATGAGTGTGCCACGCAGGGAGCTCCATGTGTGCAGGACTGGCTGTAAACTTCTTGTGTATACCTGCCTGGGTCAAGGCACAGAAAATTCTCAACTGTTTTTGAtgcttgtttttttaaacactagAATAGATGTGCTCTAGTGCAGAGCAAGAGAATGAGGAAGGCATCACtaattggtttgtttttcataccacagccctgcaggacaTAAGCTGAGGTCGAaaagagagcttgtggagtatttgcagaaaactggggagacaaagctgaaagcagaagattTTGTCTTTGCAGCCTCACCCCAGAGGAGTCCCCGAGCAAGGGTGAAGAGATGcagcagaaaagctgcaggAACTGTTGCAGGGGCTGAGGATTGTCACAGCCACGTGCAAGGCCTCAGCGTGCAGAACAGTGCTGAGGAGAGAACTGGAAAGGAGCCCCAGGGAGAGGCTTCTCTTACAAGTGGAGCTCTGACCACGAAAGGTTTAAACCCAGGGGAGTGTTGGAAAACCACAAGAGAGCAGCAGGCACGTGGAAAAAGTGGTCAGAGTAAGGGAAGTGGCAAGAGCTCTGGAGAGAGGAGTCAAGCTAACAGCCATGCCAAGAGGCACAGAGGAGcatggagcaggcaggaggaaggcGCTGGGAGCAagaagctctgcaggaggagaacctcacgtgtggctgccagccagggcacagccacTCAAGACACAGATCCCATGGGtgcaggggcagctctgctgaccacagagagggcacaggcaggcaggcagctggactCTGCCATGGCTCACTCACAGAGGACACtgggcagcccagcacaggagtCTGTGGAGAAGGGTCCTGATGATGCATCTTCTGCAGCACTGGAGGAGAAGTCCTCTGCACTGGGAACATGGAGAGAGAGGGCTCGAGGGAGCCTGGGTAagcagggggttggggctgATGCCAGGTGCAGATGAGCTTCACAGTGCTTACGGTGCCAGGGGTACCTGAGCCTGCTACAGGGGTTCTACTGCGCAGGCAAACTGTCCCCTTTCAGGTCAAGCTGCTTCAGCATCTGAATCTGTCTCATTTCCTtgtaataaaatcacagaatcacagagtgataggggttggaagagacctccagagatcaagttccactcccctgccagagcagggtcagacaggaacacatccaggtggggcttgaaagtctccagtgaaggagactccacaacctcgctgggcagcctgctccaggcctccagcaccctcacacaaaGAAGTTTTGCCttgtgttcaggtggaacttcccaggttccagtttgtgtccttcGCCCCTGTTCCAGTCACGGGACACCCCTGAgaagagcctgcccccctcctcttgccccccacccttcagatatttacagacattaataagatctctcAGGctactgctctccagcctgaagaAGCGTTTCACTTGGTGCAGACTGCAGCTGgagcttgctctgctgctccctccagctgTGGTGCAATCTGTTCCCCTCATTACCATGGCTGCACTGACGCCCTGGGTGCTCTTGCACACCCTGGATGTCGTTGGTCAATTTAATTCACCAAGAGTGTCACTTCTGGCCTGTTTTgatgtgctgggctgtgtggcaAACACTGAATTCCTGGTTGCCGCTTGAGCTTTTTCCTCAGACTGTGGCAGAGTCATGGTTTGTCTTCCTGAGATCTTCCACAGAGTTGAAATGCTGGAGTGAGTCTACAGCATGTTGATGTTCCGGGCACCTACAGGAAATCCTGGCACTTCCTCACAGCACAGTGGGGTGACAGCAGAGCACCTGGGGTTATCTTTGTCATTGTACAGAATCACTTCTTTACAGGAAAGTCTATACTACGGACACAAGTGGACAGGAGGAAGACAAGCCCCTATTTTTCAAATAAATGCAGTAAAGAAGGTAGGAATCCTCTGGGCAgatgcagctcctcctgggggTGGCTCAACATCAGGGTGGGCTGGCTATGCGcaggtggcactggggagcttGGCCCACATTGAACCTCGGGGTTAGTGTCTTGCAAACAACTGCTGGAGTATCAAacacctcagcagctctgccatggctCTGGTGTGAGTGTGTTTGGGGAAGACCTCTTCAGGCTGTTGAGCTGCTTCCCCTGCCAGGGTGAGCCCTGccccccacagctgctgctctgcacgtGCACAGGAGTGCAGTGGTACCTGAGGAGAGTCTCTGTCCTTGAAGCATGGATGTAACATGCAGCCAGAGGCCACTCACAGCCAGCCCTCACCTGGCCTTCAGCCCCCTGCGGTTCTCTGACTTTGTGTGGGACTTGCCATGGCCCCATCCATGTACAAGGCCCCCACAAAGATCAATCTGCCTCTGAAGCTCTTAGTTTTGTTATTTTCACTTAAATAGGTGAATTATATTTTACTTCCCAATAAATTTCCCTTATTGCCTCTGTACACAGCTTTCAGCCCACCCAGAAGGAAAGCCCTCAGAAAATGGATTCCTCCACGTTCCCCTTTTAACTTGGTCCAAGAAACACTTTTCCATGACCCCTGGAAGCTTCTCATTGCAACCATATTTCTCAACAAAACTTCAGGTAAATGGAGCAGTGCAGCTTCATGTGGTGTCAGTGTTGGGGTGGTGGCAGAGgaggcagcacagctgccatTTATGGTGCCATCCATGAAAGCGTGAATGTGTCGATGTGACAAATCATCCTTCATTGGTGGCTCTTGGTTTGGCAAAGCTCACCTCAAGAAGTGACCAGAAATCGGAGTTCCCTGTGCAGTGTCTGTGGACGGTGGCTTCTCTCTCTAGGCAAGGTGGCAATTCCTGTGCTCTGGGAGTTCCTCAAGAAGTATCCTTCTCCAGAAGTAGCCAGGGCTGCAGACCAGAGAGAGATGTCAGAGTTGCTCAAACCTCTTGGCCTCTATGAGCTCAGAGCCAAAACTATCATCAGGTTCTCAGGTAGGTTTTCTGCAGATGGCTGTGGAGGAGTCTGAATTAGGCTGGAGAGACAAAGCATTGCTGAGCTCCCTGACTGCCTTCTGTATGGCAAATGGTTCATTTCCTGCAGCTTTGGGTTAGGTTGGGCTCACACCATGGGGGTGCTGAggcactgtaacaggttgcccagagaaactgtggaggctccaacactggaagtgttcaaaggcaggttggatggagccttgagaaagctgctccagaggaggtgtctctgcccatggcagggggtgtgCCTttaagatgccttccaacctttaggtgttcaagaggggattggacgtggcacttggtgacatggtttagtagtcatgagttcttgggtgacaggttggactttgatgatccttgaggtcttttccaaccttattgattctgtgaacccaaaccactctgggattctctgtgcaaagctgctgagaatgAAATGCCAGGAACACAATGAGCTCCACAGGAGATCTTTGCCCAGGAGGCTTCCCTGAGTAGAGAATGACACAGACACCTGCAAGGCTGCTTTGTGCcaaggcagctctgccctgtgctgtcaCAGGTCCTGCAGAAGGCCCTTCCAGCCTGGGTTTTTTCAGTCACCCTGCTGTGGTTTATACTGTGAACTGAGTTATTCCTttgcaggctctggggagagaGTTGGAATTAAAATGACCCTCAGTGATTTCAGAGGTGTTTAAGGTGTGCCCCACAGGACTCCCATTGCCCGCGCTCCCCAGGAAATAGCCCAGAGCTGTGTTTGGCATGGCAGACGCTGCCCCACGAGGCGTGTGGTAtgggcagagcagtggctgggCACTGAGGCCTGGCTGTGTTGCAGGCGAGTACCTGAGCAAGCGCTGGCGCTACCCCATCGAGCTGCACGGCATCGGCAAGTACGGCAACGACTCCTACCGCATCTTCTGTGTCAATGAGTGGCAGGAGGTGGGTGCTGTTGCCCACTGTGGGGGCCTGGCCCTGTGGGATCCCTGAGGCAGAGAAAATGCAGCTTACCTGTTTTCAGAATGGTACTTCCCCAGTGCTGAACCCCCAAATGAAGGTGGCTGTCaccttgagggtttttttctgcagttctcCACCTTCactgtttctcctcttgttctcgtgatgctcaagttccctgtGATCCTGGCATCACATCATTGGTGGTGGGGCCTTtgctatggcagggggctgaggagcagctgagctgtttTGCTCTCCAGCACAGTCTCTTGATTCACAGCGAGTGGGTGGTTTGGGGGCTGACCAAACACGGTACCCCATGGTTTACACTGCTCCGAACAAGGTGTGGGGGAGCCAGAGCCCAGACCAGAGCAGGGGGTGCTGTAGGAGTCAGTAGTGGAGCCGGTGTTGAAGGCTCCTGCTGTGTTTCAGGTGCAGCCACAGGACCACAAGCTGAACGTGTACCACACGTGGCTGTGGGAGAACCATGAGAGGCTGAGCATCGGCTGAACGTGGGACAAGCatcagctgggcaggggctgaatggcagcagtaCCTCGGGTGCCCGCAGTGCTGCTCTGTCCCCGAGTTCTCTGTTTATGCCTATTGACACCGGCTCGGGCCGCCGCGGGCCTGGCCTCTTTAACCTCTCTCTTTTAATAAAAAGTATCCCAGGTTTTGTAGCATGTGCTCGTGTCGGGTACGGGCTGCGGCAGGGGTAGGGGCGAGGCCTCGCTGTTGTACCGGCGACGCTCGGCTCCGCCGCGGAAGCAGGAACCGGGGGCTCGGGCAGGGCCGTTCCGGGGTCCTCCGAGCCGCCGCCTGCCCCCGGGCCGGGTCCGAGCAGAATGCGCTGCTGCCGCTGTCCGGCCGGCCCTGGCCCCGCGGCTGTGACAAGTGGCTATTGCCACCAGTGGGTTCAGATCGCTTCTTTGAGCGCCTCACCCCAGCAGGGCTCGCTTGTCGCTGCTCAGCTGAAGACACACCGCCTGTACCCAGGTCATTGCCGTCGCACCCACGCCCGAGCGGCCGCTGCCGTTCCCGAGTCGGCGGGCCCGGGGCCTGGCGGAGCGCCCCAGCTGGACGCCAGGTGGCGCCACCCGCCCAGCGGCACTGGCGGAATCAGCGCTCCCGGGCATAGCCGGCGAAAGTGACGTCAGGCAGGTCCTGGCACCCTTGTATCGAGCGCACGGTTCTAGACGGGGTACGAACACGGACCCTTTCTCCCGGGACGTCCTCGCTGAACAGAATGCTCTAGACAACGGCTTTCGGCCGCGGGCCGGTGCCCCGCGAAGGGCCGGtgccagctctgggcagcccggGCGCTGTACGGGCCTGGTAGGACCGTCCGCGTATCCCATAAGCCCCTGCGCGCggccccctccacccccctctCTCGACGGCGCCCGTGGTGGACGGCGCCATCGCGCTCCCGGTGAGTCCTATCCGCTGCCATCTGCTCCCATCCCCGGCGCTCCACCACCTGGGGCACGGCACGGCTGTATCCCGCGGGCACACCCCCTTCCCTCCGCTACCGGTTCGCACTGGGCGCGGGCATCCTGCATGGGGCGGGCGAGAAAAGGCTGCCGCCGGGTGGCGAAGCGTGTACCGAGGCCGCGGCGTGGGTAGCCGCGGCGTGGATAACCATAGTGTTATAACTGGATAACCACGGGAGCGGCGGCTGCGCGCTCCCGGCCACGCAGCGGGGCCGTGCGTGGGCCGGGAAGCGCTGGCGCTTGGCCCTCGGCGCGTCGCTGCGGCAGGGCTCGTAGGGACGCGGCCGGCGCTTCGCTGAACCGGAGAGTTTGAGGTGAAATGGTTTCGGTGTTGGTGCTGAGGAGGCTGCGTCGGCTGGCGGACCTGAGCAAAGGCTGCCGTGGCTGAACCCACCGGGGGTTGGCGATGGGCGAGTTTCGGTCACTGCGGGCCCGCAGAGCAGGAGTCGCAGTTGGGCTAGGAGGGCTCTGGGGCCGGTCGGGCCGCAGGACGCGTGGGGAACGTAATGGCAGCGAGGGCGGTTGCCGAAGGGCCTGAGCAAGGCAGCACCTCTCAGGATCGCATCTGGAGAGCTCCCCGTGCTCTTCCAGCTTCGGAATCGGGAGGCAAAGCCACTGCAGGCCATACCCATTCCCTCGCCCGCCCCGTCAGTGGCCTGCGAGTGGAAGAAGAGTCTGCCACATGGGCTGGCGCCGGGAGCAAGGCACCGCTGCTTCAGGACCCTTGCTCAGCCACTTCTGCTTCTCCTAGGCACCATGCCCGCCCTCAGGCCTCTCGTGAAGCCTAAAATCGTCAAGAAGAGGACCAAGAAGTTCATCCGGCACCAGTCTGATCGCTATGTCAAGATCAAGGTAACAGGGCAGGGGAAGTCGGGTGGCAGATGGATCCTGGGGCAGTCAGAGGTGGTGGCCTTTAGGGCTGGTGGGGACTTGCAGGGTCTATTTTGGTTGTCACCTCTGGGCAGATGTTTTCaggctgcttcctgcagctgttGAGTATTGTCTGTCGTTTGTGCAGCGGAACTGGCGCAAGCCAAGGGGCATCGACAACCGCGTGCGCCGGCGCTTCAAGGGGCAGATCCTGATGCCCAACATTGGCTACGGCAGCAACAAGAAGACAAAGCACATGCTGCCCACGGGCTTCAGGAAGTTCCTGGTCCACAACGtcaaggagctggaggtgctgatgATGAGCAACAAGTGAGTGTGGGGCCCGCATGCTCCCTGTGCTTGTGGAGCCACTGCCCATCCCTGAGTGGCATCAGGCTGGGGGGTAGAGAGTCAAGGGAAGATGAGGGATGGCCTTGTGGTGCTCTTCAAGGTTGTCTCAGGCTTCCTTAGTGTTGGTGCTGGTGCGCATCACATGTGCTGGGCTGAAACGTGCTGGTCAGTGGTGGTAGGCAGTGCTGGCCCAGTGTCACTTTGATTTGGGttattgagcctggagaagagtccaGGGACCCCTGAAAGGGGCTGAGCAGGAaactggggccagactcttgagcagggcctgtggtgacaggacaaggggggatggtttgaactccaAGAgcttgagagtggagagaagggagaaatgtttgaccctgagagtggggagagcctggcccaggctgcccagagaggtgggagctgccccatggctggcaccattgcaggtcaggttgtttgtggctgtgagcagcctgctctggttggggatgtccctgctggctgcagggggattgcattagatgacctttgagatctTTTCAGCCCAAACCATTTGTGATTGTATGGTCAGAAGCACAGTACCAGGTCTGTTCAGACGCACGCTGCAGCTGCTTGAGGCACTCCTAAAACAAAGTAATGAGGAGTTAATTAGCAGCATTTGAAGGTGCCCCTCACTCcatctgcagcaggaaaagcagcaggtggtgagctgctgctgtggggcacCACAGGACTGGTTGGGCATGGCGGTGAGGGTGGCTTTTGCGTGGTGATGCTTTGGGTGCTCTTTGGCACTGCCAGGGCCAGCTCTGGCCAGCTTGGGtgtgtgctggagctgaggctgaCCGGAGATCTGTTCCTGCCAGGTCCTTCTGTGCAGAGATCGCTCACAACGTGTCCTCCAAGAACCGCAAGGTGATCGTGGAGCGTGCAGCCCAGCTGGCCATCAAGATCACCAATCCCAACGCGCGGCTGCGCAGCGAGGAGAATGAGTGAGCCCTGCAGCCACCCTTAAATAAAGGGTATCACCAACCCAGGCTGGCCTGCTACTGTCCCGCTTGGAACaaccagggcagggctggcctgCTGCTGGCCTGCCTGCAacaccagggcagggctgtggctgctgccagtgGGGTCAGGAGGCCCTGGGtggccctggcacagcctggctgtgcccagcaaTGTGCTTGTTTGCAGGGGTGATCTTTGATCTCCCCCCTAGCTGAGGAGCCCAGGGATGCTCCTGGCTGACAGGCAGGTTTATTTCTGACAGGACTCACACAAGAGCTGCTCTTTCACACGgcactgtaaatattttttgcatCAAGCACTCTgtcaggaaaggagggagggaagcaggtGCAGCTCCATGGCTCCAGCAGTGCAGCGTGGGTGGGGCCCCTCTTCTCTAAGCTGCTGCCGTGGCCTCTGTCTTAAAGCTTTTTGCCCtccacagagcaggctgtggccactgcagctgctgtggggcaAGTTTTTAGATGGCAGAAGAGGGGTTAGTGGGGGCTGCTGGTGTGCTTATGCCTATGGTGGGTGGCTTCCCTCTCTTGTTGCTGTGATGCTGAACAGCTCTGCACACACTTGCTGGTCATGACACACTGAGTTGCTTGGAGGGGGACAAGCcagagctgaaggcagaggTGAGCTCAGTGTGAGTTTGctcctggaaggcagctggTTGAGGTATTTTGCAGGCAACACCACCAAGCTGTTGGTGCCTGTGCCATGAGGTGGCTCCAGGTGGAAGGCTGGGGGTTGGGGCGATGTCCTTCCccatgcagctctgccagcaggagTGCCCTCTGAAACAGGGCCTGTGGTTGTGATGCTCTCCACTGATTAGCCTTTAGCCATGTTCTGAAGTGAAACACTACAAACTCATTCTTCAGGCAGCTGGGGGCAGAAAGTGCAGGTGCAGTACTTAAAAATCTCTGCAACTCTCGGTACTGCAGCAAGGAAAGGCTCCACGCAGtgatctccctttgctgtgGAACCACACTCACGTGGACCCCGCCCTGAACCTGCTGAGAAAGCAGGACTGGGATGTTCCTGCCCCTCCCTAGCTAAGGATATCACTTTCCAGCTCCAAGTGCAGCTGGAGCCAGCCCTTTCCTCctgctggtgcccagtgactCGCAGGTGGCTGTGGACCAGCTGGGTGATGTCCTTGGTGTCTGCACTGGGTGGGTGCCTTGAGGGCAGGAGGTGGTGAGGCAGAGCTCAATTCATGTCCATGGACTCAGCGCTGGACAGGGTAGTAGAGTCCTTTTGAATGCTCTCAAAAAGTGAGGCCATCTCAGGGCTGGCTCTGATCTGAGAGGAGAACTCTGCCatggctgggctcttctcagccTCAGGGATGGTCAGGAGGGCAGCCACTGCTCTCATGGCAGATCGCTTCAGCTCGTCCTGCTTCTCAAACTCCTGCTTCACAGAGCCAGCTTTCACCTGCAGACACAGGCACCCCCTCAGCTGGCAGTTcgggcagggagggcacagggaCTGGGACAGGCCAGTGGGGATGGGGACAAGCAAGTGGCTccccagctgaggagctgtgctggtttgaggccagacagatcttctcttgccctgagagggacaatagaatgacactcacaaactcacactgctcagcagtggtAGCTGTGGGGCAGACCCCTCCCAGGGCCCACCCCCAGGGCCCCAGTTCACCTTTGTGGAGCAGGTAGCCTGCAGGGGGTCAATCAGGCGCTCGAGGCGCTGCAGCACGGCCTGGGGGCGCAGCGCAGCCAGCCGAGCCAGCAGGATGAAGGTCAGCATCTGCACAGGGAAAAGGGGgtcactgccctgcctgctgagcccccacctggggagccccagcctGCACTTGGGACcctccttgctgcagcagctgaggcaccATGCCACAGGGGGCAGGTTCTTGCAGCAAGAGCTTTGGTCACACTGCaacagctgtgtcctgctgctggctgactCTGGAGGGCTGATGGCCTCTGACACAGCACAGGGCTCCTGCCATTGCATTGCTGTGGTCAGGGCTGAGTGGAGGCAAAGCAGCTGAGGAATGAGGCCACCAATATGACAGTGCTAAGGGTATTTTAATCCAGTGTCACTGGCCCCACTGAGCAAATGACAGTTTTAAGGCTGAAAGCAGAAAGAACTCCTGTAAAACAACTACCCCAGGGCTGTGTGTCCAAGGCCAGCATGGTCACACCAGAGCCAGACAATGGcagggcacaggctgcagaaaacagaaccatggaatcacagaattcttttcgttggaagagacctttaagatcattgagtcgaacccttaacccaacactgccagggcaccactaaaccatggccctcagcaccacatctccatggatttgaaaccagggatggggactccaccactgccctgggcagcctgggccaggcctttaCAGCCATTTGGGAGAACAAATTGTCCTCAtgtccaccctaaacctccccttggggcaacttgaggctgtttcatcTCATCCTGTAGGAACAAGGAGCAGgaaaggcagggcagaggcacTCTGTGCTGTGGTGACACCAGCTCAGCTCAATCCCAGGTCCCCAGTGCCACCCTGCAGCAGGTTAAGGCACAGCACCCACCTGGATGTCATAGTGATCCTTCAGCCCATCCTCCACGTGGTCCAGGTACTGGTAGATGTCCAGCCGGTCCAGGCAACTATCCAGCAGAGTGTACATGCACTCAAAAGCAGCCTTCCTCACGTCCAGGCCATCATCCACCGTGTGCTTGAAGGGCCCCATTTCTACCTTgagcaggagaaaagcagagctgacagcttggagcaggcagggcagcagcagcaggtcacCCTCAGCCCTGGCAGGACTCACCTCCCGGATGAGCTCCCTCCTGACCCTGGTCTCGgcatacaggctgggcagggctgagcccagcagctcccGGATCAGAGAGGGCTTGTTGTGAGCAGCAGAATTGAACATGGCCAGGGCCACACGCCGCACATTGAGGTCCGGATCCTGAAGGGTCTTCAGGAAGTCACCTGTGGGTAAGGACACCCTTGTCAGAGCTGCTGTTCAGGAGCACATAAAATGGAGCCCAAGGAACCTGGCTATGTAAGGACCTGTGGCAAAGTTGCTCCAGGGGCACAGTCTAACAGATACTGGAGATGCTTTCCCTCCCTTAGCTGGCACACAGCGCCACATCTCCTGGCTGTGGACAGAAACCCAACCCACACAATTCAGCTACCTCATCCTGAAGTCCAGCCAGAAGCTTTAGTACTCAAGGAAGCTGGGTTTGATTTTCTCTTGCTCAGCTCTCATCAGCTCAGACTCCTCTGAAGCAGAAGGCTGTTTTACACAACACAGCTGAGGTGTGGCCTCCATGGGCATGAGACCCTTCTCATGTAGCTTGCGTTTGCCAAGATCCTTGTCAGCAGATGCCTGAACCATCATTTTCAAGGCAGATGGAGCTTATGCTCCCTAAGAACTCTGGCACCCACAGAACCCACCCAAGAGTAAGGTGTCAGAGCATTATGCAAGGACTCAggtgacagcagtgctgctaaagccccagagcagagcagcacagagggcaGCCACCTGGGTAAGTCTCACATAGGTGTGGAAGTCCCAGAGCTGCCAAAGCCAGCGagagctgcccccagccctgcttctgGTACCTATGCAGCCTTTCAGGAGTGCGTCGATGGGCTGGGGCTGGTCCGTGATAGTGAACTTGACGGCGGTGACAATGGTGCTGCGGGTGTGTGGTGAGCCTGTGGGGTGGGAGTAGAGACAGTGAAAGGCCACCAGACAAAATCACTGCCCCCAAACCACTGCAGGCTCGTCCCAGTCTAGATCACACTGCACAGGGGCTGGACAGAATGGAGCATTTGTCTTCACAGTCTCCTTGATTAACCCTGCTCCCACACCATTCGTATGCAGCGCCTGCTCCCAGAACTCTCCTGCCGTCGGGCACACCAGCATCACTCTGCCGGCCCCTCGCAgagcctcctcctttccctctccccccacgGCAGCCGAGGTGGGCAGTGCCCTGCCGCGCAGCCCCTCACCTGAggccagctgctcctgcaggcggggcagcagcagggcagggttcaCCAGCGTCAGCCTGCCCAGGCACTCGGCCACCACGCTGCGCGTCCCCTCCTCGGCGCACTCGCAGTGCCTGAACAGCAGCGCCCAGACATCCTCCACGTAGGGCCCGAGGGCGGCGGGCGGGCAGGCGCCAAGCAGCTCCCGGAGCGAGGTCAGCAGCAGGTACTGCCTGCGGGGCTGGCTGCCGATCTCCCGCAGCAGGAAGGGCAGGAACTGCTGCAGGCTCCCCACGCCGATGCTGCCCAGCGCGTAGGACGCCGCCGACTTTTCCTCTTCGCTGGGGGAGGCGAAGGCCTCCAGGAGGACAGCCTGGAGCTCTCCCTGTTCGTCGAGACTGGCGCCGcggcccagctctgccaggcataGGAAGGCCAAGACCCTGACGGCCGAGCTGCGCCCGGGGCTCCGCGCGTCCTGCAGGAAGCGGCTGACGGCGCCAGGAGCCTCCCGCGG
This genomic stretch from Indicator indicator isolate 239-I01 chromosome 15, UM_Iind_1.1, whole genome shotgun sequence harbors:
- the MBD4 gene encoding methyl-CpG-binding domain protein 4, with the translated sequence MAAPGAAGRGLPGGSPDEAVVEAAGRPGPCLSGGGTGGTGGTGAAAERSLARRLAAAAARPSAALSGWQKVARRRQSGRTAGRIDVYFVRKSWHFLTAQWGDSRAPGVIFVIVQNHFFTGKSILRTQVDRRKTSPYFSNKCSKEAFSPPRRKALRKWIPPRSPFNLVQETLFHDPWKLLIATIFLNKTSGKVAIPVLWEFLKKYPSPEVARAADQREMSELLKPLGLYELRAKTIIRFSGEYLSKRWRYPIELHGIGKYGNDSYRIFCVNEWQEVQPQDHKLNVYHTWLWENHERLSIG
- the RPL32 gene encoding 60S ribosomal protein L32, with the translated sequence MPALRPLVKPKIVKKRTKKFIRHQSDRYVKIKRNWRKPRGIDNRVRRRFKGQILMPNIGYGSNKKTKHMLPTGFRKFLVHNVKELEVLMMSNKSFCAEIAHNVSSKNRKVIVERAAQLAIKITNPNARLRSEENE